One segment of Streptomyces sp. NBC_00576 DNA contains the following:
- the ligA gene encoding NAD-dependent DNA ligase LigA — protein MAGEQHAQTTSVPAEARDRHAQLAERIEEHRFRYYVNDAPVVSDAEFDKLLRTLEALEEEHPELRTPDSPTQKVSGAYETDFTSVEHRSRMLSLDNAFDDLELAAWAERVHKDVGASEHHFLCELKVDGLAVNLTYENGRLTRAATRGDGRTGEDITPNVRTIAEIPDRLTGGRVPDLVEIRGEVYFPMEKFEELNARLVEGGDKPFANPRNAAAGSLRQKDPRVTATRPLHMVVHGIGALEGYDPLTRLSEAYKLLHEWGLPTTRYAKQVDDLDGVREFIAYYGENRHSVEHEIDGVVVKLDEIPLQGRLGSTSRAPRWAIAWKYAPEEVNTKLINIRVGVGRTGRVTPYAQVEPVTVAGSEVEFATLHNQDVVKAKGVLIGDTVVLRKAGDVIPEILGPVADLRDGTEKPFEMPAECPECGTPLRPMKEADVDLRCPNGQSCPAQLRERLFYLGGRKCLDIENFGYVAAAALTKPLEPAEPPLVDEGDLFDLTIERLLPIKAYVLDQDSGLPKRDPKTGEEKIVTVFANQEGEPRKNAVSMLANIAAAKERPLARIITGLSIRHVGPVAAEALAREFRSIERIEQASEEELATTDGVGPIIAASLKEWFAVDWHQEILRKWRAAGVRMEEEGSGEDEGPRPLEGLTVVVTGTLEHHTRDGAKEALQSRGAKVTGSVSKKTSFVVVGDNPGSKFDKAMQLKVPVLNEDGFAVLLEQGPEAAAEAALPHQE, from the coding sequence GTGGCCGGCGAACAGCACGCACAGACCACATCGGTGCCCGCCGAGGCGCGCGACAGGCACGCCCAGCTCGCCGAGCGCATCGAGGAGCACCGCTTCCGGTACTACGTGAACGACGCTCCCGTCGTCAGCGACGCGGAGTTCGACAAGCTCCTGCGCACCCTGGAGGCGCTGGAGGAGGAGCATCCGGAGCTGCGCACTCCCGACTCCCCGACCCAGAAGGTCTCGGGGGCGTACGAGACGGACTTCACGTCGGTCGAGCACCGCTCGCGCATGCTCTCCCTCGACAACGCCTTCGACGACCTGGAACTGGCGGCGTGGGCGGAGCGCGTCCACAAGGACGTCGGCGCATCCGAGCACCACTTCCTGTGCGAGCTGAAGGTCGACGGCCTCGCCGTCAACCTGACGTACGAGAACGGGCGTCTCACGCGCGCGGCGACCCGCGGCGACGGCCGCACCGGCGAGGACATCACGCCCAACGTGCGGACGATCGCCGAGATCCCGGATCGGCTGACGGGTGGACGCGTCCCGGACCTGGTGGAGATCCGCGGCGAGGTCTACTTCCCGATGGAGAAGTTCGAGGAGCTGAACGCCCGCCTGGTGGAGGGCGGTGACAAGCCGTTCGCCAACCCGCGCAACGCGGCGGCCGGTTCGCTCCGCCAGAAGGACCCGCGCGTCACCGCCACGCGCCCGCTGCACATGGTGGTTCACGGCATCGGCGCCCTGGAGGGCTACGACCCGCTGACCCGCCTCTCCGAGGCGTACAAACTCCTCCACGAGTGGGGCCTGCCGACCACGCGGTACGCGAAGCAGGTCGACGACCTCGACGGCGTACGGGAGTTCATCGCGTACTACGGCGAGAACCGGCACTCCGTGGAGCACGAGATCGATGGGGTCGTCGTCAAGCTCGACGAGATCCCGCTCCAGGGCCGCCTCGGCTCGACCTCGCGCGCCCCGCGCTGGGCGATCGCCTGGAAGTACGCGCCCGAGGAGGTCAACACCAAGCTCATCAACATCCGCGTGGGCGTGGGGCGTACGGGCAGGGTCACGCCGTACGCGCAGGTCGAACCGGTCACGGTGGCCGGCTCGGAGGTCGAGTTCGCCACCCTGCACAACCAGGACGTCGTCAAGGCCAAGGGCGTACTCATCGGCGACACCGTGGTGCTGCGCAAGGCCGGTGACGTGATTCCGGAGATCCTCGGCCCGGTCGCCGACCTGCGCGACGGCACGGAGAAGCCCTTCGAGATGCCGGCCGAGTGCCCCGAGTGCGGTACGCCGCTGCGGCCCATGAAGGAGGCCGACGTCGACCTTCGCTGCCCCAACGGACAGAGCTGCCCGGCCCAGTTGAGGGAGCGGCTGTTCTATCTCGGCGGGCGCAAGTGCCTCGACATCGAGAACTTCGGTTACGTGGCCGCCGCCGCGCTCACCAAGCCGCTGGAGCCGGCCGAGCCGCCGCTCGTCGACGAGGGCGACCTCTTCGACCTCACCATCGAGCGGCTGCTGCCGATCAAGGCGTACGTCCTGGACCAGGACAGCGGGCTGCCCAAGCGTGACCCGAAGACCGGCGAGGAGAAGATCGTGACGGTCTTCGCCAACCAGGAGGGCGAGCCCAGGAAGAACGCGGTCTCGATGCTCGCCAACATCGCCGCCGCCAAGGAGCGTCCGCTGGCCCGGATCATCACCGGTCTGTCGATCCGGCATGTCGGTCCGGTCGCCGCCGAGGCGCTGGCCCGTGAATTCCGCTCGATCGAGCGCATTGAGCAGGCCTCCGAGGAGGAGTTGGCGACCACGGACGGGGTCGGCCCGATCATCGCGGCCTCGCTCAAGGAGTGGTTCGCGGTGGACTGGCACCAGGAGATCCTGCGCAAGTGGCGGGCCGCCGGAGTCCGGATGGAGGAGGAGGGCTCCGGTGAGGACGAGGGGCCGCGCCCGCTCGAAGGGCTCACCGTCGTCGTGACCGGCACCCTCGAACACCACACCCGGGACGGCGCGAAGGAGGCGCTGCAGAGCCGTGGAGCAAAGGTGACCGGTTCTGTTTCGAAGAAGACGTCTTTCGTGGTTGTGGGTGACAATCCTGGTTCGAAGTTCGACAAGGCCATGCAGTTGAAGGTGCCTGTTCTGAACGAGGACGGCTTCGCCGTCCTACTCGAACAGGGGCCCGAGGCAGCGGCCGAAGCAGCGCTTCCGCACCAGGAATAG